The genomic segment CGTTTGGGCAAAAACTACGATGCAGGCAAGCTTGTGCTATGCGCCCTCTACCACGACTGCTCCGAAATTATGACGGGGGATATGCCAACCCCTATTAAATACCATAACCCGCAGATACGCGATAGCTATAAAGAAATCGAGCATACCTCCAACCGCAAACTGCTTGCGATGCTGCCTGACGATTTGCGTGCCGATTATGAAAGCTATTTTGAGGCAGGCTTTTTGGATGAGGAAGAGACAAAAATAGTAAAAGCGGCAGACAAACTTTCGGCACTGCTTAAATGCGTAGAGGAAGAAAATGCAGGCAACCGTGAATTTCGAAAAGCGCGGCATACAACCGAACAGGCAATACGGGATATGAACCTGCCGGAAGCGGATATTTTTCTGAACGAGTTTTTCGATTCGTACGGGCTTACACTGGATGAACTGTAATGTTCATCTGTTTGCATAATAAAACAGATGGTTTTTTACAAAAAACGCTCTTATACGAGTGCATTGTTAAAACAATCATGGTAAAATTATGGTGGCAGATGAACGATAGGATTGTTTTAAAAAAGGGAACGAATTGTTATGTTAAAAAAATATTTTTAATTGAGTTGGATGATATTCCGAAAAAAGATGAAGAAATCTGTTTGGCAATTGCAAAACATTGTGGCGAGAATAGCCTGCCGTTTGAATTCCTCAAAAAACCGCTCCGATTATCAATACGATTAATGGCAGCAAGTTCGAAATTACAAAGGAAATGCAACGAGTTAGGGTAGCCAACTGTTGGGTTTTGCATTGTAAAGAAATTGATTAAATTATAATTGGCTCATCACCAGATATGAGCCGAAAATACAACCAAGTACCATTTATTATGCCCGAAAAAGAAGGGGCACGAGACACTTGCCAATCCTTGCAATTGCGCAATGTTTCATATATAATTAAAACAGTTGCAGTGACGGGGCAAACATTTGTTCTTTCGAAAAATGTTCCTGTCGGAAAGGACGGAAACAAATGGCAGTGGATAAACAAAAAGCACTGGAGACGGCACTCAGCCAGATTGAAAAACAATTCGGCAAGGGCGCAGTGATGAAGTTGGGGCAAAACTCAACGCTGAATGTGGAGGCAATCTCTACAGGCTCTATATCGCTGGATATTGCATTGGGCATTGGCGGAGTCCCGCGCGGCAGAATTGTAGAAATTTATGGGCCGGAAAGCTCGGGTAAAACCACGGTTGCGCTGCATATTATTGCAGAGGCACAAAAAAACGGCGGCGAAGTTGCGTTTATTGACGTGGAACATGCGCTTGACCCTGTTTATGCAAAAGCACTGGGCGTAGATATTGATTCGCTGTTGGTTTCGCAGCCCGACACAGGCGAGCAGGCACTTGAAATAACCGAGGCATTGGTGCGCTCGGGTGCAATTGATGCAATTGTAATCGACTCGGTTGCAGCTATGGTGCCGCGTGCAGAGATTGAGGGCGAAATGGGCGACGCGCATGTGGGCTTGCAGGCGCGTTTGATGTCGCAGGCACTGCGTAAACTTACCGGTGTCATCTCTAAATCCAACTGCGTTGCATTGTTTATCAATCAGCTGCGCGAAAAGGTGGGCGTTACCTACGGCAACCCCGAGGTTACCCCCGGCGGGCGGGCGCTCAAATTCTACTCGTCAGTGCGTTTGGATATCCGACGTATTGAGCAGTTGAAAAACGGCACAGAGGGCATTGGTAACCGCACACGTGTCAAAGTAGTCAAAAACAAAGTGGCTCCTCCGTTTCGCGAAGCAGAATTTGATATTATGTACGGTACGGGTATTTCAAAAGAGGGCGAAATTCTCGACCTTGCTGTAAAACTGGATATTATCAATAAAAGCGGTGCTTGGTTTAGCTGCGGTGAAATAAGGCTGGGGCAAGGCCGCGACAATGCCAAGGAATACATGAAGGCGAACCCCGAGTTTACAGCCGGAATCGATAAACAAATCCGCGCAAGGGCGGGTGAATTGGTAATGGTTCGCGGCAATTCAAAGTCAAGCAAAAAGGCGGCAAAGCAGGTAGACCTTGACGTGGAAGTTGAAGATGAAGAATAATGCTGATTACCGCGATTGAAAAGCGAAAAGGCACGCGTAGCGCCGTATATGTAGACGGCGAATACGCGATGATGCTTGACGCTGAGATTATATTTAATGCCGGGCTGAAGGCGGGCAGAGAGATTGACCAAAACGCACTATTTGAACTGCAAAAGCAGAGCGACCTGCGCCGTACCCGTGAACGCGCCCTGTATTTGCTCGGCTACAAAAGCCACACAAAAAAAGAGCTGACCGACAAGCTCGCCAAAACTTCGGACGAAGATACCGCCGCCGAAATAGCGGGGCGAATGGAGGAACTGGGGCTTGTAAACGATGCCGATTATGCCGAACGCTATGCAAGACAGCTTGCCAACAGCAAAGGTTATGGGATGTCGCGCATCCGGCAGCAGCTTTATAAAAAAGGCATTGACAGAGAGCTGATTGACGATACACTGGAGCAGCTCGCGCAAACAGTTGATGTTGACGAAAAAATAAGCGAACTGATTGAGCGAAAATATCAGCGGTATTTGGGGACAAAAAAGGGTGTGGATAAAACAATCAACGCACTGATTCGCCTTGGGTACCGTTATGATGACATCCGCCGTGTACTGAATACGTTTGATACACCGCAGGAATACGACTACGATGAATAATTCATTTCGCATTAAAAAAGCTGCATAGCTTTTTAAACCACTGCTATTACAGTGTGCAGCGAAAGCGGCAGCTTATAGTATGGCACAACATTTGCACAAGCTGGACTTGCAGCCGTATTTCACATGGCGAATCAAAAATGTAGAATGTTTTTGATTGCGAATTAGTATAAAATTGTATATATATTGGAGATAATGTAATGTCAATAAAAGTAGGAATGGTGTCGCTAGGTTGCACCAAAAACCAAGTGGATGCAGAGATTATGCTTTCGCTCATCACAAAGCATGGCTACGAGCTGTGTTCGGACGCAAAAAAATGTGACGTAGTTATCATCAACACCTGCGGGTTTATTGAAGATGCGAAACGCGAATCGATTGAGAATATTTTGGAGTTTGTAGGGCTCAAGCAAAAGGGCAAGGTAAAAGTGGTTGTAGTAACAGGCTGCCTTGCCGAACGCTACCAAATGGAAGTAGCCAAAGAGATACCCGAGGCAGATGTTGTTTTGGGTATCGGCTCAAACAATCAGATTGCCCAAGCCATTGAAAAAGCAATGCAAGGGCAAAAGGTATACGACTTTGCCGATAAAAACAAGGTGATGCTGAGCGGCGAACGCGTAATGACGACTGCACCCTACACCGCTTACCTCAAAGTGGCAGAGGGGTGCGACAACCGATGTACCTACTGCGCCATACCCATTATCCGCGGCGGCTTTCGCAGCAGGCCGATGGAAGATATTATTGCAGAGGCAAAAACGCTTGCTGCAAACGGTGTAAAAGAGCTGAATGTTATCGCGCAGGACACCACACGATACGGCAAAGATTTGTACGGAAAGCTGATGCTGCCCGAATTGCTCGACAAACTTTGCGAGATTGATGGTGTACACTGGATTCGTATCCTGTACGGATACCCCGATACCATTACCGATGAGCTGCTGGACACAATGGCTCGCCAACCCAAAATTTGCAAATACATTGATATTCCGCTGCAGCATGCCAGCGGCAACATTTTAAAGCGGATGAACCGCCGTTTTGACCGTGAATCTCTTACCGCTTTAATGAACCATGTGCGCGAAAAAATGAACGATGTTACCCTGCGCACTACGTTTATCACCGGGTTCCCCGGCGAAACCGAACAAGATTTTGAAGACCTATGTACTTTTATCAAAGAGGTTCAGTTCGACCGCCTGGGTTGCTTCCCTTACTCGGCAGAAGACGGTACCCCTGCCGCCGAGTTTGACGGACAGCTTGACGATGAGGTGAAACGCCGCCGTGCCGACGTGATTATGGAAGAGCAAATGGGCATTATGGAGGCCCGCAACCGTAAAAAAATTGACAAAACCCTTGAAGCTTTGGTGGAAGGGTTTGATAAACAAAATAAGCTTTACTACGGCAGAACCGCCGCCGATGCCCCGGATATTGACGGCAAAGTGTATTTTACAAGCGAGCAGAAGCTGCATGAGGGCGATTTTGTGAAAGTTACTATCGAAGACGTCATGGAATACGATCTTATTGGCAGGGTGCAGGAGGCGATATAAATTGAATTTACCAAATAAACTCACGGTATTGCGTATGGCGCTGGTTCCGGTGTTTCTGGTGTTCATGTTAATGGATGGAATGGCGCATAACTATTTATGGGCGTTGTTTGTTTTTGTAATAGCATCGCTCACCGATTTGCTTGATGGTAAAATTGCGCGTAAACAGGGGCTTGTAACCGATTTTGGCAAGTTTATGGACCCGCTTGCAGATAAAATTTTGGTTATGGCTGGTATGATTTGCTTTGTAGAACTGGGTTATGCCCCCGCATTTGTAATTGTAATTATTCTTGCGCGCGAATTTTTGGTTACTTCTCTGCGCTTGATTGCCGCAGGCAGAGGTATCGTAATAGCTGCAGACAAATGGGGCAAATACAAAACAGTATGCCAAATGGTTTGGATTATTTACACCATTTTAGTTTTGTGGCTACTGATGAACTCGGGCTTGGTTGGCGCATGGGACCAGGGCTTGTGGGTGGCGCTGCGCATACCATCGGATGTGTTGATGTGGCTTTCGGTAATACTTACAGTCATTTCCGGCACGAACTATGTGTGGAAAAACCGCAGCTGTATCAGCGATATGAAATAAACCAGCAGCAGCAATTCGTTTAGAGCAAACCTCTCTGCACTTATGATAACCTCAATGCGGTATCTGCAAAAAGCAGAGAAGTAATTATATAACCGGAGGAACATAAATGAAAGTATACAATACGCTCACGAGACAAAAAGAAGAACTTATCCCCATAACACCGGGTGAAATTAAAATGTATGCCTGCGGGCCTACTGTTTATAATTATATCCATATTGGCAACGCACGCCCTATTTGTGTGTTTGATGTTCTGCGCCGCTACCTTGAATATCGCGGCAATAAGGTTACCTTTGTGCAGAATTTTACCGACATTGATGATAAACTCATCAAAAAAGCAAATGAAGAGGGTATCACCGTTGCAGAGGTTGCGGCACGTTACATCGAAGAATATAAAATCGATGCAACAGGTTTGGGTGTGCGCGAAGCTACCTATCACCCCAAAGCGACTGAAAATGTGGACGAAATTATTCATATTGTTGAGCAGTTGGTGGAAAAGGGCTTTGCCTACGCAAAAAATGGCGATGTATACTTCCGCACAAAGAAAGACCCCGGTTACGGCAAGCTGTCGCATATGCCGCTGGAGGAACTGGATGCAGGCAACCGTATTGACGTAAGCGAGCAAAAAGAGGATGCAATGGACTTTGTGCTATGGAAAGCGGCAAAGCCGGGTGAACCCGCATGGGAATCCCCTTGGGGAATGGGTCGCCCCGGATGGCATATTGAATGTACCGCAATGATACGCAAATATCTGGGCGAAACCATCGATATCCACTGCGGCGGCCAGGATTTAATCTTCCCGCATCACGAAAATGAGATTGCACAGGCAGAGTGCTGCTCAGGCAAAGATTATGTTCATTACTGGATGCACAACGGTTACATCAATGTGGATAACCGCAAGATGAGTAAATCACTGAATAACTTTTTTACCACACGCGATGTGGCAAATAAATTTGGCTACGAGCCCATTAAGTTTATGATGTTGCAGGCACACTACCGCAGCCCCATCAACTATAGTATTGAGGTCATCGAGCAATGTCAGGCAGCACTTGCGCGTTTGCATACTTGCCGCGATAACCTGGATTTCGCACTGAAAAATGCGATTGATACCGTTGGTGAGGACGAAGCAGAACTTAAAAAACAACTGGAAGCACGCCGCGAGCAGTTCATCACAGCAATGGATGATGACCTGAATACCGCAGACGGTATTGCCGCTTTGTTTGATATGGCGCGTGACATCAATACCGTCATTGCCGAACCGCGCAGCAAAGACTATTTGGAGTTTGCTGCAGCTCTGTTTGATGAACTTACCGATGTACTCGGTTTGCTCTACAACCGCAAAAATCAGAGTATCGATGCCGAGGTGGAAGCACTGATTGAGCAGCGGCAGGAGGCAAGAAAAAACAAAGACTTTAAAACCGCAGATGAAATTCGCGATAAACTCAAAGATATGGGTGTGGTACTGGAAGATACACCGCAGGGTGTGAAATGGAGTTTGGCAAAGTGATTCGAAAAATCAGTATGCTGGATATTCCACGCGTGATGGATATTTGGCTGAACGCCACAATTCAGGGGCACCCGTTTATCCCTGAAGATTACTGGTACAACAACTACGATACCGTCAAGAATGTTTGGATACCCTCCTCCGATACTTATGTGGATGAGCGGGAAGGCAAAGTGCTTGGCTTTGTGAGTGTACTGGATAATACGCTGATTGGTGCGCTGTTTGTCGATTTTGAACAACAGGGCATCGGCATTGGCACTGCATTGATAAACTATATAAAAAACTTGTATAGCCCCCTTACACTGGAGGTATACAAAGAAAACCGCAATGCTGTACGGTTTTATCGGTCTTGCGGGTTTGTTATCGCGGATGAAAAGAAAGCCGAAGACAACGACCACATCCTGTATGTTATGGCGTGGACAAAAGAATAATAAACAAAGAAGCCCTCTCCTTTTGGAGAGGGCTTTGTTGGTTTTGCTTTTTCTGCTATAATATATCTAATAGTAAAACGAGAAGGAGAGGTGCTCCATGAAGAAGTTACTGCTATTAATTACGCTATTGTGTATGGTTGTGTTTGCTTCCTGCTCAAATTCAAATGATGATGCAGTTTCACAAAATAGAACTCTCAAAGACGATGAGAGCATGCAATCCGGTATTTTTTCGGAGAAATATGATTCTCGGAGTGCCATCACTCCAACTGACCTTATAGGTCACCCGAACCGAATTTATATCATTAAGGATAGCAAAGAAATACAATTCGAGCCTGATTCAGATGGGTATGAAAAAATATTAAAGTTATTGAATGGACGTTTTCCAGAAGCAATGAAAGAAGCAGCTATGGCTATTTTATGCTTAGATGATAAAGGCAACTTTGATTGGAGTTTAATGTCTGACGAATTTAACTATTTACGGTTGACTTATAATAATACTCAAACCGTCAAAATGAACTGTATGCATGAAAATTATGAAGGTATCCCTGTTAAAGAACTCACTTTCAATGATATTATATTTCCTTTATCAGAAGGATATAATGAGATATGCATAGTTGGTACACAAAATACTTATGGAGTGCTTGATAATTCTTCTGCAATTATGTCAGAGATATTGGCGTATGGTAGCTAAACAATCTTGTAATATAAGCACTAAAAATGAGCTTTTGAAAAAGTGGAGTTCAATAGAAAGCAGACAGAAAAAGTTTTGTGCTTTCGTTTCGCTCAAAGCGGGCAAAGACCTTATATTGCAATTAGTAAAGCCCTCTCCTTTTGGAGAGGGCTTTACTAATATTCACTTACCGGCTTCTTGAGCATACTTAAAGAACACCTTATACGAAAAGGGTGAAAAGATTAAATCTTTTACGTTGGGCGAGGCTGCATAGTACGAGGTTTCAAATGCCAACGGCAGAAACACTGCGCTGTCCATCAACATGCTTTCGGCTTGTTTATACAGCAGTGACGCTTTTGCAATATCATCCGCAACCATCGCATCGGTAAGAATTTTATCGTACACCGTGTTCGAATACCCCGTGATATTCTGATTGGAGTAACCGGCAAACGTGCTCAACACAGCGTCGGGGTTGTTACGCCCAGCAGTAAGCGGTACCAAAGCGAGCATATAATCGCCGCTGCGAACCTTGGCATTCAGTGCATCCATCGGCATTGGCTCCAAGTTGATGAAGATGCCTAAATTCTCTTGCAGTTGCCGCTGTAAAACACTCAGAATAGGCGCGTAGCCGCCTGTATCAGGGCAGATGATCGTAGTTTTAGAAAGCTTGTTTGCCTCTAACTCGGCAAGCCCTTCCTCCAGCAATTTTTTTGCCAAGGCAGGGTCTCGTTTGGTACGCAAATCGTATCCTGCAATTTCGCGGTAAGTTTTATTTAGCATGGTAACTGCGGATGGTACAATGGAATTGGCAGGAGAGAGATTCCCCGAAATAGATGGCGTAAGTGCATCGGTGTTGATGGAAAGCATAATTGCACGGCGGATTTTTTCGTTGCCGTAAGTATTGGTGGTGCAGTTAAATGCAAGCCCCCATACCGTATTTTCAAAACTGTAGATAGCAGCTTTATTTTCAGCTTTTAGGATCTCCACATCGCTATAAGTGATAGGTGCTGCATCCGTTTTGCCTGTATAGAAACGTTCAAGCAATTTTTGTACACCCGTTTGTAATACGGAATTGGGGTTATCTTTATCGGGTTTGTCATCAAATTGAAAATAGAGGTCGACACCTCCTGCGGTAACCGGAGTGCCTGAGTGGTAATTCTCATTGGCTCGCAGAGTCATCCTGCGCTGTTCATCAAAGTTTTTGACGATGAACGGACCGTTGAATATTAAATATTCGGGGTTCAGACCGTATCGCCCTTTTGTTGAGAGAAAAAATTCTTCGTTGCAGGGCATAGCAATGGAGGATGTGACAATTTCGGCAAAGAACGGGTTCGGAGTTTCAAGTTTTACAATGAACGTGTAGTCGCCTTGAGCAGATACTCCCAGAGCCGACGTGGGAAGTTCCCCTCGTAATATTTTGGGGGCATTTTCCACACACAACAAGTTGGAGGCACCAGCGCTGTTTGTTGCAGGGTCGACCACACGCTGAAAGGCAAATACAAAATCATGGGCGGTCACGGGGGTATTTTCTTCGTCACTCCACGTTGCGTTTTTTCGCAGTTCAAACGTATATGTAAGCCCATCTTCCGACACTTTGTAATCGGTGGCAACACCGGGGATGAGTTCGCCGTTTTTACCTTGGCGCAACAACCCCTCAAAGGTATTCTCAACAACCATCAGTGATTCGCTGGTGGTTGCAAGCTGAGGGTCGAGGGAGCGCGGTACGTCGGTTAAATCATATTTTACTGTATAGCCGGTCTTATCTTTTTTACCGCAAGAAACAAAGCTTGTCAACAAAAAAACTGTGGCAAGCAGCAGAGATATCAGTTTTTTCACGCTCCGCAATTCCCCCTTAAACAAAAAAGTGTACATCATTTTTATACGCGGTGCAGTAAATCGGTATAAGTCGGCATCGGCCAACAGTCGTAGTCTACAATCGTTTCCATACGGTCGCAACTTGCGCGCAGTGTATCCATTGCAGGCAACACACAATTGCGCATAGCAACGGCATGATCTTTATGGCATGCAATCCCTTGTGCGTAGGCGTAGGCATCCTCAAGTGCACAAATGTGATCCTGTATGTCCCCAATCAGTTCGTCCAAAAGAGCAAGGTGTTTTTTTACCGATGCTGCCCCCAGCCCGGCGGTACTCATCGCATTAAAAGATGTGGCAATATCGCCTGCGTATTTTACACATGCGGGGAAGATTTGGCGTTTTGCCATCTCGAGCATGGTGGCGGCCTCGATAGAGACAACCTTGCAGTAATTCTCGAGCATAATATCGTAGCGGCTGCGGCATTCTGATTCGGAGAAAATGCCGGTACGCTCAAACAGATTGATGTTCTTACAGTCAATCATTGCCTCAATGGCATCAACGGTGTTGGCGAGGTTGGGCAAACCGCGGCGTTTCGCTTCTTCTACCCACTCTGCCGAATAGTTGTTCCCGTTAAAAATAACAGCACTGTGGTCGCGAACTGTATCAGAGATAATTGCCTTCAGCTCGGTATCAAAATCGTCCGACTGAGCAAGGCGGTCGGCATAATTATGCAGTACATCGGCAACCGCTGCGTTCAGCATCACGTTGGCAAGCGCTATGGATTGGGAAGACCCCACCATGCGGAACTCGAACTTATTACCGGTAAAAGCAAACGGAGATGTCCGGTTGCGGTCACTTTCGTCGCGGTTTAGGTTGGGCAGAGTTTCTACACCCATTTGCAGCGAAACAGCAGCGGGCACGTCCACATCCTTGCCGTTGGCAATATCGGTTAAGATGTGAGTGAGCTGCTCACCGAGAAAAATGGATATGATAGCAGGCGGAGCCTCGTAGCCGCCCAAACGGTGGTCGTTGCCCGCACTGGTGGCAGAAAGACGCAGTAAATCGCTGTATTCGTGCACTGCGGTGATGACCGCACACAAAAAGGTAAGAAACTGTACGTTTTCCCACGGGGTTTTGCCGGGGTCGAGCAGATTCAGCCCGTCATCGGTGGAGAGCGACCAGTTGTTGTGTTTGCCGCTGCCGTTTACGCCTGCAAATGGTTTTTCATGCAGCAGGCAGGCAAGCTCCAGTTTTTTTGCGGTAATCCGCATCATTTCCATGGTGAGGTGATTGTGGTCGCACGCGATGTTGGCACTTGCAAACACAGGTGCTAGCTCATGCTGTGCGGGCGCAGCCTCGTTGTGCTTGGTTTTGGATGTTACGCCAAGGCTCCACAATTCTTTGTCCAGCTTTTCCATAAACTCTGCTACACGCAGACGAATTCTGCCGCAGTAATGGTCGTCAAGCTCCTGCCCTTTTGGGGGCTTTGCACCGAACAACGTTCTGCCGCAAATTTTAAGGTCGAGCCGCTTTTCGTATAAATTGCGGTCAACCAAAAAATATTCCTGCTCGGCACCTACTGTAGGAATAACGCGGTGAGATGTGTTGTTGCCGAACAAGTGTAAAATGCGCAATGCCTCTGCAGATAAAGTCTGCATAGAGCGCAGCAAAGGCGTTTTCATATCCAACGCTTCACCCGTGTACGCACAAAAGGCGGTGGGTATATATAAGGTATGGTCGCGGATAAACGCGGGCGAGGTTGGGTCCCATGCGGTATAGCCGCGTGCCTCAAAGGTGTTGCGCAGCCCCCCGTTGGGGAAGCTGGAGGCATCGGGCTCGCCGACAACAAGGCTTTTGCCCGAAAACTCTAAAATAATAGAGCCGTCGCTCGTCGGGGTAAGAAAGCTGTCGTGCTTGCCCGCTGTAATATTTGTCATAGGTTGAAACCAGTGGGTATAATGGGTGGCGCCATTTTCAACCGCCCAATCTTTCATAGCACCCGCTACCACCTCTGCTATGGCAGGGTCAAGCGGCGCACCTTCGCGGTTGGTGTGCTTTAGGCTGTCGTAAACGCGTTTGGGCAGGCGCTGGCGCATTTCGGTTTCGCCAAACACCTTGCTTCCAAAAATCTCGATAATATCCATAATAAGCCCCCATTAAATAAGATTTTCAAACTTGAGAATCTCAGCAATACCGTTTGTTACTTGCAAAGGTTATGGTTGTAAACAAGGCTGAAAGCAAGCTGCTTACAGCAGATGGATACCGTTTGCCTCGCAGGCACCCATCATATCGTCCGGCCAAACAGATGCCTGTACCTCGCCGATGTGTGCTTTTTGCAAAAGCACCATGCAAAGGCGCGATTGACCGATACCGCCGCCCATAGTGAGCGGAAGCTCGTTGTTTAAAAGCATTTTATGAAACGGCAGCTCGCGGCGGTTTTCGCACCCCGCCAAAGTAAGCTGACGGTTGAGTGCAGCTGCATCTACACGGATACCCATGGAGGAAAGTTCGATTGCGCGGTTGAGTACGGGGTACCAAATCAGCAGGTCACCGTTGAGGTCCCAGTCATCGTAGTCGGGGGCTCTGCCGTCGTGTGGTTTGCCGCTGCGCAGTTTGCCGCCAATTTGGGTGATAAAAACAACACCGTATCGTTTGCAAATTTCGTTCTCGCGCTCTTTCGGGGTCAGGTCGGGGTACAGATCCTCCAGCTCCTGCGAGCTGACAAAGTGTACATCTTTTGTAATAAAGCAGTCGAGTTGTTCAAAACGGGCGCAGAGTATTTTTTGTGTGGCAACAATCGCAGACAGTATCTCGCGTACAGTGTGTTTGAGAAAATGCAAGGTTCTGTCCTCATCCAAAATCACTTTTTCCCAGTCCCACTGGTCTACATACACCGAGTGCAAGTTGTCGAGTTCTTCGTCACGGCGGATGGCGTTCATATCGGTATATAAGCCCGTTTCGGGTTTAAAGCCGTACCGTTTCAGCGCCATACGCTTCCATTTGGCAAGGCTGTGTACGATAGCAACATCGGCGCCGATATCTTTAATATCGAATTGAACGGGGCGCTCCACGCCGTTAAGGTCGTCGTTCAGCCCTGATTCGGGGCGCACATACAGCGGTGCGGATACGCGGGTAAGCTCTAGCACAGCAGCTAGTTCGGTTTCAAAGGTATCCTTCACCAGCTTGATGGCTTTTTCCGTTTCCATAATATCAAGCTTTGCAGGGTATACCTGCGGAATCATAAGATTTTGAGTTGACACGGGTCGTTCCTCCGT from the Hydrogenoanaerobacterium saccharovorans genome contains:
- a CDS encoding regulatory protein RecX, with protein sequence MLITAIEKRKGTRSAVYVDGEYAMMLDAEIIFNAGLKAGREIDQNALFELQKQSDLRRTRERALYLLGYKSHTKKELTDKLAKTSDEDTAAEIAGRMEELGLVNDADYAERYARQLANSKGYGMSRIRQQLYKKGIDRELIDDTLEQLAQTVDVDEKISELIERKYQRYLGTKKGVDKTINALIRLGYRYDDIRRVLNTFDTPQEYDYDE
- a CDS encoding peptide ABC transporter substrate-binding protein, whose amino-acid sequence is MKKLISLLLATVFLLTSFVSCGKKDKTGYTVKYDLTDVPRSLDPQLATTSESLMVVENTFEGLLRQGKNGELIPGVATDYKVSEDGLTYTFELRKNATWSDEENTPVTAHDFVFAFQRVVDPATNSAGASNLLCVENAPKILRGELPTSALGVSAQGDYTFIVKLETPNPFFAEIVTSSIAMPCNEEFFLSTKGRYGLNPEYLIFNGPFIVKNFDEQRRMTLRANENYHSGTPVTAGGVDLYFQFDDKPDKDNPNSVLQTGVQKLLERFYTGKTDAAPITYSDVEILKAENKAAIYSFENTVWGLAFNCTTNTYGNEKIRRAIMLSINTDALTPSISGNLSPANSIVPSAVTMLNKTYREIAGYDLRTKRDPALAKKLLEEGLAELEANKLSKTTIICPDTGGYAPILSVLQRQLQENLGIFINLEPMPMDALNAKVRSGDYMLALVPLTAGRNNPDAVLSTFAGYSNQNITGYSNTVYDKILTDAMVADDIAKASLLYKQAESMLMDSAVFLPLAFETSYYAASPNVKDLIFSPFSYKVFFKYAQEAGK
- a CDS encoding N-acetyltransferase, whose product is MEFGKVIRKISMLDIPRVMDIWLNATIQGHPFIPEDYWYNNYDTVKNVWIPSSDTYVDEREGKVLGFVSVLDNTLIGALFVDFEQQGIGIGTALINYIKNLYSPLTLEVYKENRNAVRFYRSCGFVIADEKKAEDNDHILYVMAWTKE
- the pgsA gene encoding CDP-diacylglycerol--glycerol-3-phosphate 3-phosphatidyltransferase codes for the protein MNLPNKLTVLRMALVPVFLVFMLMDGMAHNYLWALFVFVIASLTDLLDGKIARKQGLVTDFGKFMDPLADKILVMAGMICFVELGYAPAFVIVIILAREFLVTSLRLIAAGRGIVIAADKWGKYKTVCQMVWIIYTILVLWLLMNSGLVGAWDQGLWVALRIPSDVLMWLSVILTVISGTNYVWKNRSCISDMK
- the cysS gene encoding cysteine--tRNA ligase; amino-acid sequence: MKVYNTLTRQKEELIPITPGEIKMYACGPTVYNYIHIGNARPICVFDVLRRYLEYRGNKVTFVQNFTDIDDKLIKKANEEGITVAEVAARYIEEYKIDATGLGVREATYHPKATENVDEIIHIVEQLVEKGFAYAKNGDVYFRTKKDPGYGKLSHMPLEELDAGNRIDVSEQKEDAMDFVLWKAAKPGEPAWESPWGMGRPGWHIECTAMIRKYLGETIDIHCGGQDLIFPHHENEIAQAECCSGKDYVHYWMHNGYINVDNRKMSKSLNNFFTTRDVANKFGYEPIKFMMLQAHYRSPINYSIEVIEQCQAALARLHTCRDNLDFALKNAIDTVGEDEAELKKQLEARREQFITAMDDDLNTADGIAALFDMARDINTVIAEPRSKDYLEFAAALFDELTDVLGLLYNRKNQSIDAEVEALIEQRQEARKNKDFKTADEIRDKLKDMGVVLEDTPQGVKWSLAK
- the rimO gene encoding 30S ribosomal protein S12 methylthiotransferase RimO is translated as MSIKVGMVSLGCTKNQVDAEIMLSLITKHGYELCSDAKKCDVVIINTCGFIEDAKRESIENILEFVGLKQKGKVKVVVVTGCLAERYQMEVAKEIPEADVVLGIGSNNQIAQAIEKAMQGQKVYDFADKNKVMLSGERVMTTAPYTAYLKVAEGCDNRCTYCAIPIIRGGFRSRPMEDIIAEAKTLAANGVKELNVIAQDTTRYGKDLYGKLMLPELLDKLCEIDGVHWIRILYGYPDTITDELLDTMARQPKICKYIDIPLQHASGNILKRMNRRFDRESLTALMNHVREKMNDVTLRTTFITGFPGETEQDFEDLCTFIKEVQFDRLGCFPYSAEDGTPAAEFDGQLDDEVKRRRADVIMEEQMGIMEARNRKKIDKTLEALVEGFDKQNKLYYGRTAADAPDIDGKVYFTSEQKLHEGDFVKVTIEDVMEYDLIGRVQEAI
- the recA gene encoding recombinase RecA; translated protein: MAVDKQKALETALSQIEKQFGKGAVMKLGQNSTLNVEAISTGSISLDIALGIGGVPRGRIVEIYGPESSGKTTVALHIIAEAQKNGGEVAFIDVEHALDPVYAKALGVDIDSLLVSQPDTGEQALEITEALVRSGAIDAIVIDSVAAMVPRAEIEGEMGDAHVGLQARLMSQALRKLTGVISKSNCVALFINQLREKVGVTYGNPEVTPGGRALKFYSSVRLDIRRIEQLKNGTEGIGNRTRVKVVKNKVAPPFREAEFDIMYGTGISKEGEILDLAVKLDIINKSGAWFSCGEIRLGQGRDNAKEYMKANPEFTAGIDKQIRARAGELVMVRGNSKSSKKAAKQVDLDVEVEDEE
- the yfbR gene encoding 5'-deoxynucleotidase, with amino-acid sequence MGSNSFYAMLSRMKYIGRWGLMRCTREENLAEHSLEVATLTHALAAIGNRRLGKNYDAGKLVLCALYHDCSEIMTGDMPTPIKYHNPQIRDSYKEIEHTSNRKLLAMLPDDLRADYESYFEAGFLDEEETKIVKAADKLSALLKCVEEENAGNREFRKARHTTEQAIRDMNLPEADIFLNEFFDSYGLTLDEL